The proteins below are encoded in one region of Sminthopsis crassicaudata isolate SCR6 chromosome 1, ASM4859323v1, whole genome shotgun sequence:
- the SPATA31G1 gene encoding spermatogenesis-associated protein 31G1, protein MPEQRPWETFLDSIGSVTSVESVAVSRGLLGKLDWMRMLKVKAQLGLIWGEIKEILLPLGCSQCGCSCPQSPGNLLILLLFLIWHFRRKYHQWLPTKRGGSQNPVLPFLCLISHNLLERAKSWKRQSWKGLLFHKKKEKEEEEEQEDEEEKEEDLLRQRRLNPWWCFYPNKMEAEPKTPMFQRETLGTPGENVGSLCPSFWGPGGTYQPFGGSERFPGRTVTPDPVPNSYYLPNPAGLIQVPSSLGPPSASSAKAKGSIQLFWGLPSLHSESLEIVSKSGCTFPMGATTQQPFSDTPLIFFNELSYLPLPNLLVKAVSLPPPCLPSISPFPALHANCEDAEMAFPELPNDPKISWWTAESQEPILDPLLPLFSPPHSPVGPQEIDFLEVTKVMASEEYEVPGSQDIQQSELAWLPESLAQTPSSTSVPFPETRGVNGPMEDLKVRVSEALLEDQWQTQLPQDPEPSTPLLSASPPHLPSPQRSGLMGTWSEMAPMTLPGPKAPCYNTQQSELPWATGTSASCLSPQGTGLTASPRVPAPMALHAPEGPWYNTPAGPPAPGLTTSSQTELQGASPIQIPEGTAPSWDIMRTQPLWTPVLPALSQAEPQGASSKGAPVPLAGSEPPGWGVQPWALRHDTPPLEPPSQMWPPPDTGEDERCPPETPSASGMPQEEGAMGETPLPTRTAPGPGAEGCAWNKEPQSQFKKHQHNPDPHSLASIPPFPGLFFPTTSIPQELCPPTCQIPAPNLTHHGTVGTPPNCVHVQAKKAMSQGAQPLLCQPAATHQPLLQELARDGQDPAREGKEAPLASPQIPDLQATKVAEPQPLSQYYKSLAAAKMPYAPRRPRVGGSEKPGSPAPGKSHAKAAVLGRKREHSRRAKAGDQGGGDAGWGKSQSSSSKKPTSRQPARRSLVPPQRGRRNFCQAASQLPPKPETPQVLPAQDPSKGQGAGGGDSSSSRHPWSRSQGGRGPRRESCGPAKRGLQKFLGGLLNNLSYSPRTPSVESLQAAQDPRSGQALHPTPQ, encoded by the exons ATGCCGGAGCAGAGACCTTGGGAGACATTCCTTGATTCTATAGGGTCTGTGACATCAGTGGAATCTGTTGCTGTTTCTAGGGGCCTCCTGGGGAAGCTGGACTGGATGAGAATGCTCAAAGTCAAGGCCCAACTTGGCCTGATTTGGGGAGAGATAAAGGAAATTCTGCTGCCGCTGGGGTGCTCCCAGTGTGGCTGCAGTTGCCCCCAGAGTCCTGGGAACCTGCTGATCCTTTTGCTGTTCCTGATTTGGCATTTTCGGAGAAAGTATCACCAATGGCTCCCAACCAAGAGGGGTGGGAGTCAAAACCCA GTCCTTCCATTTCTATGCCTTATCTCCCATAACCTCCTAGAGAGAGCCAAAAGTTGGAAgcgtcagagctggaaaggacttctgTTCcataagaagaaagagaaagaggaggaggaggagcaggaggatgaagaggagaaagaagaagatttGTTAAGACAAAGGAGGCTGAACCCTTGGTGGTGTTTCTACCCTAACAAGATGGAAGCTGAGCCGAAGACCCCCATGTTCCAAAGAGAGACCTTAGGGACACCAGGTGAAAATGTGGGGAGTCTGTGCCCCTCATTCTGGGGTCCTGGTGGGACATACCAGCCTTTTGGAGGTTCCGAAAGATTCCCAGGCCGAACAGTGACACCAGACCCAGTGCCCAACTCTTATTACCTCCCCAACCCTGCTGGCCTGATCCAGGTCCCCTCCTCCCTTGGTCCCCCATCTGCCTCAAGCGCCAAGGCAAAAGGAAGCATTCAGCTCTTCTGGGGTCTCCCTTCTCTTCACAGTGAGTCTTTAGAGATAGTCTCAAAGTCTGGTTGCACCTTCCCCATGGGGGCCACTACCCAACAGCCGTTTTCAGACACTCCTCTTATCTTCTTCAATGAGCTTTCTTACCTCCCCCTACCCAACCTGTTAGTTAAAGCAGTGTCCCTTCCTCCCCCATGCCTGCCCTCAATCTCTCCCTTCCCTGCTTTGCATGCAAATTGTGAGGATGCAGAAATGGCATTTCCTGAGCTCCCAAATGACCCCAAAATCTCATGGTGGACTGCTGAGTCCCAGGAGCCAATCCTAGATCCACTGCTACCTTTATTTTCTCCCCCACATTCCCCAGTGGGGCCCCAAGAAATTGACTTCCTGGAAGTCACAAAAGTGATGGCTTCAGAGGAATATGAGGTTCCCGGGTCCCAGGATATACAACAGAGTGAATTAGCCTGGCTCCCCGAATCCCTGGCCCAGACCCCCAGCTCAACCTCAGTCCCCTTTCCTGAAACCCGAGGAGTAAATGGTCCAATGGAAGACCTCAAAGTAAGAGTGTCTGAGGCCCTACTGGAAGACCAGTGGCAGACCCAGCTTCCCCAGGACCCTGAACCCTCCACTCCCCTCCTCAGTGCATCCCCACCACATCTGCCCAGTCCCCAAAGATCCGGTCTCATGGGAACCTGGAGCGAGATGGCCCCCATGACTCTGCCTGGGCCCAAAGCCCCATGCTACAACACCCAGCAAAGCGAACTCCCCTGGGCTACTGGGACATCAGCTTCATGTCTCAGCCCGCAAGGAACCGGCCTGACGGCGAGTCCCAGAGTCCCCGCTCCCATGGCTCTTCATGCCCCTGAGGGCCCATGGTACAACACGCCTGCTGGGCCTCCGGCCCCAGGGCTTACCACGAGCTCTCAGACTGAGCTGCAAGGAGCCAGCCCCATTCAGATCCCAGAAGGGACAGCCCCGAGCTGGGATATAATGCGCACCCAGCCTCTTTGGACCCCAGTCCTGCCTGCACTGTCCCAGGCTGAACCCCAAGGAGCAAGCTCTAAGGGAGCCCCTGTCCCCTTGGCTGGATCAGAGCCCCCAGGGTGGGGAGTCCAGCCCTGGGCCCTAAGGCACGACACCCCTCCCCTGGAGCCTCCATCCCAGATGTGGCCTCCCCCTGACACTGGAGAGGATGAGCGCTGCCCACCAGAGACCCCCTCAGCCTCCGGGATGCCCCAGGAGGAGGGAGCAATGGGAGAGACGCCTCTCCCCACCCGGACGGCCCCGGGCCCTGGAGCTGAAGGCTGTGCCTGGAACAAAGAACCCCAAAGCCAGTTTAAGAAGCACCAGCACAACCCTGACCCCCATTCCCTAGCCTCCATCCCCCCATTCCCGGGCCTATTCTTTCCTACGACCTCTATTCCACAAGAGCTATGTCCCCCAACTTGTCAGATCCCAGCCCCCAACCTGACCCACCACGGGACTGTGGGAACCCCACCCAACTGTGTCCACGTCCAAGCAAAGAAGGCCATGTCTCAAGGTGCTCAGCCCCTGCTCTGCCAGCCTGCTGCTACCCATCAGCCACTGCTGCAGGAGCTAGCTAGAGACGGGCAAGACCCTGCCAGGGAGGGCAAAGAAGCCCCTTTGGCATCTCCCCAAATTCCCGACCTCCAGGCCACCAAGGTCGCAGAGCCCCAGCCCCTGAGTCAGTATTACAAGAGCCTGGCAGCTGCCAAGATGCCATATGCCCCCAGGAGGCCAAGAGTGGGGGGCTCCGAGAAGCCAGGGTCCCCAGCCCCGGGCAAGAGCCACGCCAAGGCCGCGGTCCTGGGCCGCAAGAGGGAACACTCCAGGAGAGCCAAAGCCGGAGACCAGGGAGGAGGAGATGCAGGCTGGGGAAAGAGTCAGTCCTCTAGCAGCAAGAAGCCTACAAGCCGGCAGCCTGCAAGAAGGTCCCTGGTGCCCCCCCAGCGGGGGAGAAGGAATTTCTGTCAGGCTGCTTCCCAGCTGCCTCCTAAACCCGAGACCCCCCAAGTTCTGCCCGCCCAGGACCCCTCCAAGGGGCAGGGAGCGGGGGGCGGGGACAGCTCCAGCTCCCGACACCCGTGGAGCCGCTCCCAGGGGGGCCGGGGTCCCCGCCGGGAGAGCTGCGGCCCGGCCAAGAGAGGCCTGCAGAAGTTTCTGGGAGGGCTTCTCAACAACCTCAGTTACAGCCCAAGAACTCCGTCGGTGGAGAGCCTGCAGGCAGCCCAAGATCCAAGGTCTGGCCAGGCCCTGCACCCAACACCCCAGTAA